One genomic segment of Salinigranum rubrum includes these proteins:
- a CDS encoding DUF5518 domain-containing protein, whose product MNTSDGVLPDFVPRTWRYALIGGIVSMPLTVGLYWYAGTESHFSLNMVTVGGFVAGYLAKRDAAAAKSAGTRAGLVGALPGLGWFLRGIVERGDALSSQVAVVSVVFVGVAVVCIGAVAGYLGGAVGGWAVEKLRQRSSASGA is encoded by the coding sequence GTGAACACGTCCGACGGCGTCCTCCCCGACTTCGTCCCCCGGACGTGGAGGTACGCCCTCATCGGTGGAATCGTCTCGATGCCGCTCACCGTTGGCCTCTACTGGTACGCCGGGACGGAGAGTCACTTCTCACTCAACATGGTGACGGTCGGCGGATTCGTCGCCGGCTACCTCGCAAAGCGAGACGCCGCAGCGGCGAAGTCTGCAGGAACCCGTGCCGGTCTCGTCGGTGCGTTGCCGGGACTCGGCTGGTTTCTCCGGGGTATCGTCGAACGCGGAGATGCGTTGTCGTCACAGGTCGCCGTCGTATCCGTCGTCTTCGTCGGTGTCGCCGTCGTCTGCATCGGAGCGGTGGCTGGCTATCTCGGCGGCGCAGTCGGCGGGTGGGCAGTCGAGAAGCTCCGACAGCGGTCGTCCGCGAGCGGAGCGTGA
- a CDS encoding bacterio-opsin activator domain-containing protein, whose product MTDASCTVDGATIAAASIDGVGVVSDNQYEFVNERLVTIHGCETADDLVGRVWEDLYRPTSETVTSQDVLNRARNSGEWCGSAVGTRCDGTDVPVDLSLHTSDGRVVCVVRDSSSGETPGRQRPNRVDERAEDWAGQQGRERYETIIETVQDGIYALDEDRRFAFVNEALCEMLGRSEEELLGTDVMELFNAEAEKRLANEVRKRVVAGDTGTGTIEGTYEPADGTPIHTEARFRLHPSPDEGFAGSVGVVRDITARKEREQRLERQRDELETLNRINQLLFDIVRELVGTRSLEVIRQTVCNRLATSSLYLFAWIGEPDASGDRIVPQVCAGVDDDYVESIVVRTDGADTGGGPGGRAFNTGEVQVSQDVRSDPSFEPWRDAALERGVRSAAAIPLVSGETVYGILAVYADRPLGFTEREQQTLQILGETIGFAINAVRTHRLLFAGQVIELEFHARTPVGVLMDTSDELFGSLSLTGYVDAGERLWLCYVSVPTDDAERFRDAAMERSTVQTSRLVGTNGDRRIVAVTTRSPLFDTIARLGGRITSMTAEDSQGQFVVEVPRAVGSSEFVERVRSDFPQLHLAAKRCRERPIERTAWLSKDFPVDLTDCQRQALETAHRAGYFEWPRESTADEVAELLDISRPTLHAHLRKAQAELLSVYFGEDQPL is encoded by the coding sequence ATGACCGATGCGTCGTGCACCGTCGATGGGGCGACGATTGCGGCTGCATCGATCGACGGCGTGGGGGTCGTCAGCGATAACCAGTACGAGTTTGTGAACGAGCGACTCGTGACGATACACGGGTGCGAGACGGCCGACGACCTCGTCGGGCGCGTCTGGGAGGACCTGTATCGGCCGACGAGTGAGACGGTGACGTCACAGGACGTGCTGAATCGAGCACGGAACAGCGGTGAGTGGTGTGGGTCGGCTGTCGGCACACGGTGTGATGGCACGGACGTTCCAGTCGACCTCTCGCTGCATACGAGCGATGGCCGTGTCGTCTGCGTCGTTCGGGACAGTTCCTCTGGCGAGACTCCCGGGCGACAACGGCCGAATCGAGTGGACGAGCGCGCCGAGGACTGGGCCGGACAGCAGGGACGCGAGCGCTACGAGACCATCATCGAGACGGTCCAGGACGGCATCTACGCGCTCGACGAGGACCGACGATTCGCGTTCGTCAACGAGGCACTCTGTGAGATGCTCGGCCGTTCGGAGGAGGAGTTGCTGGGGACGGACGTGATGGAGCTGTTCAACGCCGAGGCCGAGAAGCGCCTCGCGAACGAGGTTCGCAAGCGCGTCGTCGCGGGCGACACTGGCACGGGGACGATCGAGGGAACCTACGAGCCCGCTGACGGCACGCCGATCCACACCGAGGCGCGGTTCAGACTCCACCCCTCACCGGATGAGGGGTTCGCGGGCTCTGTCGGCGTCGTCCGTGACATCACCGCACGCAAGGAACGCGAGCAGCGACTGGAACGACAACGGGACGAACTGGAGACGCTGAACCGGATCAACCAACTCCTCTTCGACATCGTTCGCGAACTGGTCGGGACACGGTCACTGGAGGTGATCAGACAGACCGTCTGTAACCGGCTGGCGACGTCGTCGCTGTACCTGTTCGCCTGGATCGGCGAGCCTGACGCGAGCGGTGACCGAATCGTCCCGCAGGTCTGTGCGGGCGTCGACGACGACTACGTCGAGAGCATCGTCGTCAGGACTGACGGGGCAGACACCGGTGGTGGGCCCGGTGGACGAGCGTTCAACACCGGTGAGGTGCAGGTCAGTCAGGACGTCCGCTCGGACCCGTCGTTCGAGCCGTGGCGGGACGCCGCACTGGAGCGCGGGGTTCGGTCCGCGGCTGCCATCCCGCTCGTCTCCGGCGAAACCGTCTACGGGATCCTCGCGGTGTACGCGGATCGCCCGCTCGGGTTCACAGAACGCGAACAGCAGACCCTCCAGATACTCGGCGAGACCATCGGCTTCGCGATCAACGCGGTTCGAACCCACCGACTCCTGTTCGCCGGGCAGGTCATCGAACTCGAGTTTCACGCCCGTACCCCGGTGGGGGTACTCATGGACACGTCCGACGAACTCTTCGGCTCCCTCTCGCTCACTGGGTACGTCGACGCGGGCGAACGGCTGTGGCTGTGTTACGTCTCGGTCCCCACCGACGACGCGGAGCGGTTTCGAGACGCGGCGATGGAGCGCTCGACCGTGCAGACGAGTCGCCTCGTGGGGACGAACGGCGACAGACGCATCGTCGCGGTGACGACGCGGTCACCGCTCTTCGATACCATCGCTCGACTCGGCGGGCGGATCACGTCGATGACCGCCGAAGACAGTCAGGGGCAGTTCGTCGTCGAGGTTCCGCGGGCGGTCGGGAGCAGCGAGTTCGTCGAGCGGGTCCGGTCGGACTTCCCCCAACTGCATCTCGCCGCGAAACGCTGTCGAGAACGACCGATCGAGCGGACCGCGTGGCTCTCGAAGGACTTCCCGGTCGACCTCACCGACTGTCAGCGACAGGCACTCGAGACCGCACACCGGGCAGGGTATTTCGAGTGGCCCCGCGAGAGCACCGCAGACGAGGTGGCGGAACTGCTCGACATCTCCAGACCAACGCTCCACGCCCACCTCCGGAAGGCACAGGCCGAGTTGCTGTCGGTCTACTTCGGCGAGGACCAACCGCTCTGA
- a CDS encoding OmpA family protein, with protein MSHDDSPTEGDEGGSTIPVVDRSEETVTGTWRDHIDLPTDPLPSRSERAKFRLLDSDGKPVSGVPMNITVTSVEGETETIKATPGPTGFTTVDLSGVDLNTAESVTFTPTTGGQQTTVDPSSLLGNGSNALNLGFERGMLDIPDSVFDGFDEQVFPLPPDIDDLLTAPELFNPKVVEENGTCSIDFTAKVDVHENFFNQLVRLKPESLEETAVDRPSGENVLDGQIPFELSPAFPPDRAELPEEERSYLHHASTPTFGTLNVYKQSWTRVGHSLGKLLHSLTLAPCESTEVAIVEWSRTERGRRQERTGVSEQKRHELHRNRMIEEIVEGMVKEKQWGKSRSVQGGVGVSGGLAGVAQGVLGSVGLSIGGGAAASASQTGGRRQLQASTVHNLVDNVVQGASSMRSLRSTVVTQSQEVERDEVRTRSVENHNRNHALTVEYFQVLEHYNVHTDFERETEVLMIPYEIPVALWNDPPAFSAFVIDETERISLLATVATRVGNRMDSFLSQSGQDEIGDTQLVNERQTAINEIQEAVLTAGRDLIDEESDIYIVEDDPVKFATKAWADLRRRIQGDENVLFGNYNIKAEHFDRGAFFETVLEATAAVMDRTDPREESPLVGWLDQHAESLREMVPAEYDDAFDALYRLVHTPEVYEASKPTVTISNWTVELREAWRPGVSILVHTTNGQTVSLRHDEATEGSAVASFSSPPVDAGAISAFEINFAPEKATKTVVKSVGETVDDLGDALGEVGEFFTGQDDAPLTEEVKKARKYDVDRFRVTGHTDPMESLPQSQSYQLLDESNVDETLTADDTSLRRSNVHVREPDILETETRRYEDYSKVEELINHVQANRMAYLRRLWLNEDPDKRALRFQPYRYPIRQNGSTELVPLLDLIENEPLGVVGNSVAFRLLDQDQLENYEEVTDDDLRSSKLVSLPTRGVYAETLLSHCNATEMRDLDRMPTERSRCQTEAPDITGVSPGSRQSDEQLQPTVPQSTVSLQQPPSAPQPTGLSQALQLLATPDIFRDMSLGSETVDAANTLAKQALTESGDARKQTLEALSSMLGGASGDGGSGSSGSGGASSSDGGGGSGGGGGGSQSAAFEAARDAVQNAANEAYRKADPVRVRDLQRAQNKARDEGSYSEEDHERSTKRLHNADETKSPASGRDFPTVKQFDVEHGDQWVKGKVLLADFDVGSSSLKQQHKSFLRDQLMPVLEDGKIPLIEGHASRTGPADENQQLSEDRAKAVRDFLVEELGLPAHRILDVTGVGESEPVDAGGPIEDPAERSVVLQYRAYTPVPVIDRPETPVDPEGQKKYTKWRMRLDFEPKNTLEELVSGEGLIEQALKQKTIDVILENREEENPQTLKGKILFRGIHVGIWLNTPPEGPTSTDWLDFETDGPMAEMAWHGVMGDIQFGVATTNEYTSGVHAVVLDLAPMKSTIKTKVRLTKDDEAIGVQGGSSLLTPLDAQLWLTDPKPTQRPGADTTWEWEWSP; from the coding sequence ATGAGCCACGACGACAGTCCTACAGAGGGTGACGAGGGCGGGTCGACGATTCCCGTCGTCGACCGGTCGGAGGAGACGGTCACCGGGACGTGGCGTGACCACATCGACCTCCCGACCGATCCCCTCCCGTCCCGGAGCGAGCGCGCGAAGTTCCGTCTCCTCGATTCCGACGGAAAGCCCGTGAGTGGGGTTCCGATGAACATCACCGTCACGTCTGTCGAGGGAGAGACCGAGACGATCAAGGCCACTCCGGGACCGACCGGATTCACGACGGTCGACCTCTCTGGCGTCGACCTGAACACCGCGGAGTCGGTGACGTTCACCCCCACCACCGGCGGACAACAGACGACCGTCGACCCGTCGTCGCTCCTCGGAAACGGGTCGAACGCGCTGAACCTCGGCTTCGAGCGTGGCATGCTCGACATCCCCGACTCCGTCTTCGACGGCTTCGACGAGCAGGTGTTCCCGCTCCCACCGGACATCGACGACCTGCTCACCGCGCCCGAACTGTTCAACCCGAAGGTCGTCGAGGAGAACGGGACCTGCTCGATCGACTTCACCGCGAAGGTCGACGTCCACGAGAACTTCTTCAACCAACTGGTCCGGTTGAAACCGGAGTCGCTCGAGGAGACCGCCGTCGACAGACCGAGCGGCGAGAACGTCCTCGACGGACAGATTCCCTTCGAGCTCTCGCCGGCGTTCCCGCCCGACAGAGCGGAGTTGCCTGAGGAGGAGCGGTCGTATCTCCACCACGCGAGCACACCGACGTTCGGGACGCTGAACGTCTACAAGCAGTCGTGGACGCGGGTGGGTCACAGCCTCGGGAAACTGCTGCACTCGCTGACGCTCGCGCCCTGTGAGTCGACGGAGGTCGCTATCGTCGAGTGGTCACGGACGGAGCGAGGGCGGCGACAGGAGCGGACGGGCGTGAGCGAGCAGAAGCGTCACGAACTCCACCGCAACCGGATGATCGAGGAGATCGTCGAGGGGATGGTCAAGGAGAAACAGTGGGGGAAGAGCAGGTCGGTGCAGGGCGGTGTCGGCGTGAGCGGTGGCCTCGCTGGCGTGGCCCAGGGAGTTCTCGGATCGGTCGGACTCAGCATCGGCGGCGGTGCGGCGGCTTCGGCCAGTCAGACCGGTGGCCGCCGACAGCTCCAGGCAAGCACCGTCCACAACCTGGTCGACAACGTGGTCCAGGGGGCGTCGAGTATGCGGTCGCTCCGCTCGACCGTCGTCACCCAGTCACAGGAGGTCGAACGCGACGAGGTCCGGACCCGGTCGGTCGAGAACCACAACCGCAACCACGCGCTGACCGTCGAGTACTTCCAGGTTCTCGAACACTACAACGTCCACACGGACTTCGAACGGGAGACCGAGGTGTTGATGATCCCCTACGAAATCCCGGTGGCATTGTGGAACGACCCGCCAGCGTTCAGTGCGTTCGTGATCGACGAGACCGAGCGTATCTCGCTGCTCGCGACCGTCGCGACACGGGTCGGCAACCGGATGGACTCGTTCCTCTCACAGTCGGGACAAGACGAGATCGGTGACACGCAGTTGGTCAACGAGAGACAGACAGCGATCAACGAGATTCAGGAGGCCGTCCTCACGGCGGGACGCGACCTCATCGACGAGGAGTCGGACATCTACATCGTCGAGGACGACCCGGTGAAGTTCGCTACGAAGGCGTGGGCGGATCTTCGGCGCCGAATCCAGGGTGACGAGAACGTCCTGTTTGGGAACTACAACATCAAGGCCGAGCACTTCGACCGTGGAGCGTTCTTCGAGACGGTGTTGGAAGCCACCGCGGCCGTGATGGACCGTACCGATCCCCGAGAGGAGTCGCCGCTCGTCGGGTGGCTCGACCAGCACGCGGAGTCGCTTCGCGAGATGGTGCCGGCCGAGTACGACGACGCGTTCGACGCGCTGTATCGCTTAGTCCACACGCCGGAGGTGTACGAGGCATCGAAGCCAACGGTCACCATCTCGAACTGGACAGTCGAACTCCGGGAGGCGTGGCGCCCCGGGGTGAGCATTCTCGTCCACACGACAAACGGGCAGACGGTCAGTCTCCGGCACGACGAGGCGACCGAGGGGTCGGCAGTGGCCTCGTTCAGTTCACCCCCGGTCGACGCGGGAGCCATCAGCGCGTTCGAGATCAACTTCGCGCCGGAGAAGGCGACGAAGACGGTCGTCAAGAGCGTCGGCGAGACGGTCGACGACCTCGGAGACGCGCTCGGCGAGGTCGGTGAGTTCTTCACCGGTCAGGACGACGCACCCCTCACCGAGGAGGTCAAGAAGGCGCGGAAGTACGACGTCGACCGCTTCCGCGTGACGGGTCACACCGACCCGATGGAGTCGCTCCCGCAGTCGCAGTCGTACCAGCTCCTCGATGAGTCGAACGTCGACGAGACGCTGACGGCTGACGATACGTCGCTCCGTCGGTCGAACGTCCACGTCCGGGAGCCGGACATCCTCGAAACGGAGACCCGTCGGTACGAGGACTACAGCAAGGTCGAAGAACTCATCAACCACGTCCAGGCCAACCGGATGGCGTACCTGCGGCGGCTCTGGCTGAACGAAGACCCCGACAAGCGTGCGCTTCGTTTCCAGCCGTACCGCTATCCGATCAGGCAGAACGGCTCGACGGAACTGGTTCCGCTGCTCGACCTCATCGAGAACGAGCCGCTGGGGGTGGTGGGGAACTCGGTCGCGTTCCGACTGCTCGACCAAGACCAACTCGAGAACTACGAGGAGGTGACCGACGACGACCTCCGCAGCAGCAAGCTCGTGAGCCTCCCCACCCGCGGGGTGTACGCGGAGACGTTGCTGTCGCACTGCAACGCGACGGAGATGCGGGACCTCGACCGGATGCCCACGGAGCGGAGTCGCTGTCAGACGGAGGCGCCCGATATCACGGGCGTCTCCCCCGGGTCGCGACAGTCCGACGAGCAACTGCAGCCGACCGTTCCGCAGTCGACAGTGAGTCTCCAGCAACCCCCGAGCGCGCCCCAGCCGACGGGTCTGTCACAGGCGCTCCAACTCCTCGCGACGCCCGACATCTTCCGTGATATGTCGCTCGGGAGCGAGACAGTCGACGCGGCGAATACGCTCGCGAAGCAGGCGCTCACCGAATCCGGCGACGCCCGCAAGCAGACGCTCGAGGCACTCTCGTCGATGCTCGGGGGCGCTTCCGGCGATGGAGGGAGTGGAAGCAGTGGCAGCGGCGGTGCCAGCAGTAGCGACGGAGGAGGCGGGAGCGGCGGTGGCGGCGGCGGGTCGCAGTCCGCCGCGTTCGAGGCGGCACGCGATGCCGTCCAGAACGCCGCCAACGAGGCGTACCGGAAGGCGGACCCGGTGAGGGTTCGGGACCTCCAGCGGGCGCAGAACAAGGCCCGCGACGAGGGGTCCTACAGTGAGGAAGACCACGAACGCAGCACGAAGCGTCTTCACAACGCCGACGAGACGAAATCGCCCGCCTCCGGTCGCGACTTCCCCACGGTGAAGCAGTTCGACGTCGAACACGGCGACCAGTGGGTGAAAGGCAAGGTGCTTCTGGCCGACTTCGACGTGGGCTCGTCGTCGCTCAAACAACAGCACAAGTCCTTCCTCCGCGATCAGCTCATGCCCGTTCTCGAAGACGGGAAGATCCCGCTCATCGAAGGCCACGCCAGTCGAACTGGGCCCGCTGACGAGAACCAGCAACTCTCGGAGGACCGAGCGAAGGCCGTACGTGACTTCCTCGTCGAGGAACTCGGACTCCCCGCACACCGCATCCTAGACGTAACGGGCGTCGGGGAGTCCGAACCGGTCGACGCTGGTGGCCCCATCGAAGACCCCGCCGAGCGGAGCGTCGTCCTGCAGTACCGTGCGTACACGCCCGTCCCGGTGATCGACCGGCCGGAGACGCCGGTCGACCCGGAAGGCCAGAAGAAGTATACGAAGTGGCGGATGCGACTCGATTTCGAACCGAAGAACACGCTCGAGGAACTCGTCTCGGGAGAGGGACTGATCGAACAGGCGCTCAAGCAGAAGACCATCGACGTTATCCTCGAGAACCGGGAGGAGGAGAACCCGCAGACGCTGAAAGGGAAGATCCTCTTCCGGGGAATCCACGTCGGAATCTGGCTCAACACGCCACCGGAGGGGCCGACGTCGACGGACTGGCTCGATTTCGAGACCGACGGACCGATGGCCGAGATGGCGTGGCACGGCGTCATGGGCGACATTCAGTTCGGCGTGGCGACGACCAACGAGTACACGTCGGGTGTCCACGCCGTCGTACTGGACCTGGCCCCGATGAAGAGCACGATCAAGACGAAGGTGCGGTTGACGAAGGACGACGAGGCGATCGGCGTCCAGGGCGGGAGCAGCCTTCTGACGCCGCTAGACGCCCAGTTGTGGCTCACCGACCCGAAGCCCACGCAGCGACCCGGTGCGGACACCACCTGGGAGTGGGAGTGGAGCCCCTGA
- a CDS encoding LamG-like jellyroll fold domain-containing protein: MFTQILHHTYKLNGDAIDVSGNDTHGRRTDTQHVTDGRSAETGALEYTQPSSDVTVPTGPVWERLRALKLELWVKLDELGQRRNLIEGDRCFAFYIQPDGTLIGTILAPPRADADPTWHGANSEDDSPDGTTRTVPTDEWVRLSYLHDGVSSLQLYIDGELVAVNDDLYAGVGSVQPKGVQIGHWVGDGRYTFSGLIDDVKVWKYDPEAGLDQLFCRPLDSEQRACWKAVFDRMGEAADDPDRSLALIKTMNCIWQEVERLVRAVRSQGVAARQTHREFVSRYQDLWCCGAIAGAAMRDLLEEWFAWLAELVGEVRIREFQRTLWACYQEYGAEEWLQSGDGHRLAECDPEFVSYLDLVYEVFGGPDAPET, translated from the coding sequence ATGTTCACACAGATACTCCATCACACGTACAAACTCAACGGTGATGCCATCGACGTCTCCGGGAACGACACCCACGGCCGGCGGACCGACACACAGCACGTCACCGACGGGCGCTCCGCAGAGACGGGGGCTCTCGAGTACACCCAGCCGAGTAGCGACGTGACGGTCCCCACGGGACCCGTGTGGGAACGACTACGGGCGCTGAAGCTCGAACTGTGGGTGAAACTGGACGAGTTGGGACAGCGGCGAAACCTCATCGAGGGTGACCGCTGCTTCGCCTTCTACATCCAGCCCGATGGGACCCTCATCGGGACGATACTCGCCCCGCCGCGCGCGGACGCGGACCCGACGTGGCACGGCGCCAACAGCGAGGACGACTCGCCCGACGGGACGACGCGGACGGTGCCGACCGACGAGTGGGTCAGGCTCTCGTATCTCCACGACGGCGTCTCCTCGCTCCAGTTGTACATCGACGGCGAACTCGTCGCCGTCAACGACGACCTGTACGCCGGCGTCGGGTCGGTCCAGCCGAAAGGAGTCCAGATCGGCCACTGGGTCGGGGACGGTCGGTACACGTTCTCGGGGCTCATCGACGACGTGAAGGTGTGGAAGTATGACCCCGAGGCGGGGCTCGACCAACTGTTCTGCCGACCGCTGGACAGCGAGCAACGCGCCTGCTGGAAGGCGGTCTTCGACCGGATGGGCGAGGCCGCAGACGACCCGGACCGGTCGCTGGCGCTGATCAAGACGATGAACTGCATCTGGCAGGAGGTCGAGCGCCTCGTGCGAGCGGTGCGAAGCCAGGGCGTCGCCGCCCGACAGACGCACCGAGAGTTCGTCAGCCGCTACCAGGACCTGTGGTGTTGTGGCGCCATCGCGGGCGCTGCGATGCGTGATCTCCTCGAGGAGTGGTTCGCGTGGCTGGCAGAACTGGTCGGGGAGGTTCGTATCCGGGAGTTCCAACGGACGCTCTGGGCGTGTTATCAGGAGTACGGAGCGGAAGAGTGGCTCCAGTCCGGAGACGGCCATCGGCTCGCGGAGTGTGACCCCGAGTTCGTCTCGTATCTCGACCTCGTGTACGAGGTGTTCGGAGGGCCGGACGCACCGGAGACCTGA
- a CDS encoding DUF7475 family protein — translation MAAESTAVSGSDSLVSFPSHPIGYVAILAALVTAVIHLVLGPRVMGFSQTLGILFILNGLGFLGGVVLFLSRYWRRELYLVAAGYALVTILAFFAFQGFGVDAFYNRGGLNQMAVTAKAIELVLAVCAGYLYTNTPP, via the coding sequence ATGGCCGCAGAATCGACCGCAGTGTCAGGCAGCGACTCGCTCGTTAGCTTCCCCTCACACCCGATCGGCTACGTCGCGATCCTCGCCGCGCTCGTGACGGCCGTCATCCACCTCGTCCTCGGTCCGCGTGTCATGGGCTTCAGTCAGACGCTCGGTATCCTGTTCATCCTCAATGGACTCGGGTTCCTCGGCGGGGTCGTCCTCTTCCTGAGCCGGTACTGGCGACGGGAACTGTACCTCGTGGCCGCCGGCTACGCCCTCGTCACGATTCTCGCGTTCTTCGCGTTCCAGGGCTTCGGTGTGGACGCGTTCTACAACCGTGGCGGCCTCAATCAGATGGCCGTCACCGCGAAGGCAATCGAACTCGTGCTCGCGGTCTGTGCCGGGTATCTGTACACGAACACCCCGCCGTAG